The following are from one region of the Staphylococcus argenteus genome:
- the glcT gene encoding glucose PTS transporter transcription antiterminator GlcT — protein MGEYIVTKTLNNNVVVCTNDGQEVILIGKGIGFNKKEGMVLNNQAITIDKIYKLESEQQKEHYKSLVEIADDNVLQVIIESLNFISNTAMNVDSKQLVVSLTDHIIFAYKRIKQNQVISNPFVMETKQLYSEAYHIAKQVIDQLNAALDVHFPEDEIGFIALHIASNTEDLSMREMTLINDLIKRSIDIIESDLVTTVDKQSLQYQRFIRHVQFLIRRLRKKEYIHAQDDFVSMIKNHYPICYNTAFKILTMIQKQFDVHISESEIIYLTLHIHHFEAKINQS, from the coding sequence ATGGGAGAGTATATTGTAACAAAGACATTGAATAATAATGTCGTAGTATGTACTAACGATGGTCAAGAAGTTATCTTGATTGGTAAAGGTATTGGTTTTAACAAAAAAGAGGGAATGGTGTTAAATAACCAAGCTATTACAATCGATAAAATTTATAAACTTGAAAGTGAGCAACAAAAAGAACATTATAAAAGTTTAGTTGAAATTGCTGACGATAATGTTTTACAAGTTATTATTGAGTCATTAAATTTTATTTCAAATACAGCAATGAATGTCGATTCGAAGCAACTCGTTGTTTCATTAACGGATCACATTATTTTTGCATACAAGCGTATAAAGCAAAACCAAGTCATTAGTAATCCATTTGTTATGGAAACAAAACAATTATATAGTGAAGCTTATCACATTGCTAAACAAGTTATTGATCAATTAAATGCTGCCCTAGATGTACACTTTCCAGAAGATGAAATTGGATTTATCGCATTGCATATTGCATCTAATACAGAAGATTTATCTATGCGAGAGATGACATTAATTAACGATTTAATTAAAAGGAGTATCGATATCATTGAATCAGATTTAGTAACAACCGTAGATAAGCAATCATTACAATATCAGCGTTTTATTAGACATGTGCAGTTTTTGATTCGACGTTTACGAAAAAAAGAATATATTCATGCGCAAGATGATTTTGTGTCAATGATTAAAAATCATTATCCGATTTGCTATAATACTGCTTTTAAAATTTTAACAATGATTCAAAAGCAGTTTGATGTTCATATTAGTGAATCAGAAATTATATATTTAACTTTACACATACATCATTTTGAAGCAAAAATAAATCAGTCATAA